tttacttttttttttatcttaatttatgTATGAATATGTAAATTTTAAAGTGTTATTTAATTGTTATAAGGCGGGTAAAGAGGAAAGGGTACTCGTAGGAGAAGGTTACAACATTCTGTTTTTTTTTAGTTCTTTTACCATACTCAATTTTTAAACCCCTTCTAATTTCCTAACATTCcaagaactaaaaataataataacacgTTGTTACACAcctttttgaatttttttagtCTGCATCTTCGTGCCTTTTATTTCTACTTTGCCAACCTTCTCTTTTGAGCTAGTGCTTCATTCTGTTCTTATAAAATCGTCATTATATCATCATCTTCGTTGTACTGCACTACTCCGGATTCAGCTGCCAGTTTCCATGCCTTTTTATTTTCGAGCATCTGCTCTTTTCTGTCCATAGCATTTCCACCACATATATCCTGTTGTCCAGCGCCGATATCCACATTCGCCCCATTCTCGCCACCGCCCGCCCCATTCTCGGAGCTACCTTCATCAAGCCTTGCAAGAACTAGAGTTGTGTCGTCCTCTAGTGAATCTTCAACGTTTTCAAAGAACCCATCCCGAAAGCCTACGACATTCTTCCCCATCACTGTACCAGTCTCCTTGGTAACTCCTTCAAGCCCATCTTCCCTAGAGGGACCGAGCCTTGTCTTCACCGGTAGTGAGTTCGCAGGATGCAAAGGAAGGTGGCCTGCTGGCTCCATTTCAGCCGCCCGGTTCCTTGCCACAAGACCTGCAACGCCGCGATCAGTGCAACCGCGTTCTTGCTCGTCGGGTCGGTGGTAACCCTCGCTTCGTGGACTAGCTGTACTATTTGTGTCCAGGTTTTCCTCTATGACAAGGTCAGCAGTCGCGGCGCACAACCCAGCAGCATTTGGAGTGCACCCAGCCGGCCCAACCTGACCCAGACACAAGAGCATGCCTTCTGTTTCCTCATCAGTGTTAAATGGGCCTAAGTTAGATGAGAAACAGCCCATTCTCCCTCCTTCAGCACATGTGCCAAACGGTGTCTTATTGGGCCAACAATTCAACTCGTTTTGGTCAGGCTTTTTCCTACAAAGGCACCCTTTATTCAGCCCATCAGTAACATAATCCCAATTAACCATTTTTTCTGATTCAGCATCATTAACCAAATCATAATATCCCTTAAAATAAGTGATTCCCTCAACATCAGAATCATCTGTGGCCCTTGAAGTTTGAATGTGAATTAATTTGCAATAATtctatttattcaaaaaattttcaggAATTACCAATCTATCCTTATCAGCGTATTCCTCCCTTGGCACTGCCATCGCCATCTCAACCATCAGATCTCTGCTAACCACTGGCACTGTCGAGCTCAAACTGCTTGCACCCAAAATCTCGCATGCTTTTGGGGGACAAGGTTTACCTTCGTCCTCAATCTTGCAATGTGATCCATAGCTCTCATATCCAACCTCTTTAACTAGGACGTCGAATCCACTAGTACCAACTGTGATGTGAATTCACTCGTTAGTTATGTCCATAATACAAGTGTCAAATTATACCCGTCCCATACTGAACGAGATACTGTTGGGAATAATACACCATTCCCCCTTGAGAAAATACCTttcacagagaaataaaatagacacaatcataacacaagaatttaacgtgaAAACTCCAATTACTGGAGAAAAAACCACGGCCGTTGccaaatgacaaccagagaatatcactatgtaaaaattgttacaacacatagacttctttctctctaacaccggcaccccagtacacccacactctcaaagcaaatatttaactacaccttacaacactctctaatcaaaaggtatagaggaaaagaaaagacaGATACAAACTTTAAGTGTTTTCGACTGGTGCAAAAAAtatggagaacttagcctcatatttatagcctaggccacccactccatttgctatcctaagcaatgtggTATTAATTCAACCAAATTCTAACAATCTTCACCTTGATTGAAATAGTCACACATCTTCAGCTTTCATAGTCAACACTGACAATTCTTTGCTGCCATTGTCTATACCGACAATCATAGTTCAGAGAACTATCATACTCCACCATGAAAGTATACTCACTTGGAATTAGACCACTCTAAGAATTTCGCCTTGGTACAGATCGAAACCTTGCTGAAAATTTATGGTGCAACTTCCAAATTGGCTTTTCCTGGAAGTTCTTCAGCCATCGACATAACTCCGCCACACACCTTGCATCTCAACGCCAACCAATACCCGTGTGCAATTGTAGACCCGATTGTCACAACTTATCCTTATCCATGGCAGTGCGGTAATACCATGAggatactttttgtcttctagAGAACATCATCTTTTCTCATAGAGAGAGAAATATTGCAAGTATCGGATTGAGAGCCTTTTTCTGAAACCGCATTACCTGGACAATTTCTCTTTACATGCCCAGGCTTTCCACATTTCCAGCATGTTACACTCCTTCCACGATTTCCTTTTCCATAATTGTCACCTCTAGCTACAAGCACCAAATCTGATGAAGTGCTACCCTcatttttcattcttctttcttcagCAATGAGCTTACTAGCAACTTCTTCAAAATTCAGAGTTTTCTTCCCATACATTAAAACATGTTTGATATATTCATAGGAAGAAGGGAGAGACAATATGAGCCTCAGTGCCTTATCTTCATCATCAATTTTCACTCCAATTGCCTCTAATTCAGAGACAATACCATTGATAGCACTAAGATGGTCGAAAATTTTCACATTGTGATCCATGCGTAGATTATGAAACTGCTCCTTCAATAACAACCAATTTGAGATGCCCTTTGCCTGATACAACCCTTCGAGTTTATCCTAAAGTTCCTTGGCTGTTTTCATTCCTTGCACATTTGCAAGAACATTCTTAGCCAAACACAGGTGAATAGCACTTGCAGCTCTCAAATCTAGTTCCTCCCATTCTTCATCCTTCGTACTAGAGATCCTCTCCTTCAACGCCTTGTGCAAACCTGATTATATCAACACATCCTTGACTTGTATTTGCCACAAGtcaaaattgattcttccatcaaatttctctatttcaagCTTCACAGCACTTGAATATCCTGACATTGTTACAACCGTATACTGGAATAGTATAACTCAACTGTAGACCGTACACTAGGAAGGGTCTCCAGGAAAGAGAGGTGGGTCACAATGAACACACTTAAATACCAGGTCTTTCCTTAGCCAGAACCTTTCCAAACTGTACTCTCACAGTGTCACACTGCCTTCCAGCAACAACAATAGCAACCAAAGATCAACCTCAAGCTACAAGGCAAAATTATTTTCTGATGTGGAAGGTCATACTAGGCTGCAACCACAGAGCATACTAAGAATAAATCCCACCGAAccgaagctctgataccacttgttgggaaTAATACACCATTTCCCCTTGAGAAAATACATttcacagagaaataaaatagacacaatcacaacacaaaaATTTAACGTGGAAGCTCTAATTACTGAAGAAAAAACCAcggccgttgtcaaatgacaaccagagaatatcactatgtgaaaattgttacaacacatagacttctttctctctaacaccggcaccccagtacacccacactctcaaagcaaatatttaactacacctcacaacactctctaatcaaaaggtatagaggaaaagaaaagtcagATACAAGTTTTAAGTGTTTCCAACTGGTGCAAAAAAtatggagaacttagcctcatatttatagcctaggccacccactccatttgctatcctaagcaatgtgggactaattcaaccaaattctAACAGATACATGATTCCATGGCTTCGTCACACCCAACAACTCTCCATTGACTTCCTATCAGCTTAAACGTTTCCGCTGACCACGTATGCAAAGGAACACCAAAGCACTCTAGCCATACCTTAGAGTTTCACTACGCTCCTCCTCATCTCATCTCCACACGCTATAGAaaaacttcaatatatttttcattttgaacGTGTAGACTTCTTCAGCACTTAATATACTATCAAAAGTCAGGAGTGCTTTGTACGCTCCTAGTTCTCGTACTTCCATAACTTCGGCAGATTCTTGCCAATCATGGCCTTCAGCGACTTATAGTCAATTGCCTTTTTCGTACCACCTATTAGACTCCTTTGTAACCAGACCAAGTTCTCTTTTGCCACAGGCACTTCAATCTTCTTCGTCCACCCGTTGCCGTGGgtgtcttctttttttttctctttcctcaactctttttcatttCTCCCTGAAACCCCGGCTATCCTCATGTTAAGGCTGAACCTTATTAGTGTTCTAGATGTCATATGCCTCATGATGCCTCTTAACATTCTTCACTTCATTCGTACATTGATACTGAGCTTCTCATACTAATACAACCTTACTTCGTAACCTCATTCTATTCATTTTCATAATAGCATTCATAGATCCACCGTTTGTTGTATATCGGATGAACGAAAAAATGTATGCTGTTCCATTTTTCAGTTTTTGTGATAAATAGATATCATTTATGCGTCTAGTCCAGTTGAACAAATGATACAGCTCCTTCTTTGATATATCTTCAGGAAGATGTTCTACAAAAATAGAAAACGACTTGTTTTTCAAATGATAGTACTCTTCTCGATTCTAAACCCTAGGATCTCTACTCAAAAACCTAGTTCTATCCCTCCcggtctctctctctctctctctctctctctctctctctatctatCTCTCATCGCTCTAAtagttttttaatataaaaaatgataGAGCTAACTTACCCATAATTATTTATagatattctttatttttttaaattaataaaaaaattataatatattaatcaTAAAATAATCACTTTAATATAATTCAACACAATTCATAATATATTCattatgaaaaataacatttcaaaattaaaaacatgaaGAGTGTTCATAGAAAATGATGAGAACTTAAAATTATATGTAAGCAAATTAAAATGATGTATTTAATGTGATttgcaagaaaaaaattttgtttattcaAGTATAATATacgttttattattttatacgaaacaatattagttttaatttatatattattattattattattgagaattaaaaataaacagtatttttattattagtatatTTTCTGACCTTCCTCAACTTTAACCGTGATTAAGTCTAAAAGCTTGCTCACTGATGATTGATTTTTGATGGCTTagaaattcacaaatgaattctcgttgcaagtatagttcctaaaccaaacaataatcttttcatacaaatgtttgtcactaaaacaaacccctagatttataaatcgaagtattgaaacctcgggtcgttctccctaggaattacaataaagtgtcttgttatttgttgtgagttgttttggggtttttgagattttagacaagaaatataaatggcaaagaaaataaactaacaactaataaaactcttggcaagatatgagaactagaagtcctatcctagttatccttctcaattgtgatgagaattgtgtattgctcccacttagttaacctctaaccatggaggaaagtcaagtggatgaatcaatttgattcctcaagtcctaatcaactcctaaagaaaagactagctttagaggcattcaaatcaattagcaacttctaattatcaatcaacaaaggaatcagataactcaagagtcactaattactctacctaggccaagaggaacaaaacctacactaaaatccaaccaagcatttcatcaaacacttggaaggcacaaaagaaaagcaaagcaaattgacaacaagaatagaatctaacaacatttattgcaatgaattaacaacaacaattaaaagaaatacatttattatgaattaccttttattgaattggaagaaagtagaaggaacaatactagatctacaacaaaatataagaacaacctAAAGGAAAtgacaacaaaagagtagaagaagatgaatgtagcaacaaaaagttgagagatagaagtggaagaaagcaaagattaaaacatagatctaagaactaaacctaatcctaatcctaattctagagagaagtgagagcttctctctctaaaactacttctaactacttctaaaactaaactatgactaatgatcaaaagtatgttgattcctcttcaatccttggcttaaataacatcataaatgagttggattgggcccacaaggcttctaaaatcgctggccacgttttgtaTTAAGTGgatcatgtgccaccatcggcgcgtccgcgtgctgtgcgcgtgcgcgcccctatgcgcgatgcaactatggaaaatcttatatcgtttcgaagccctggatgttagctttccaacccaactagaaccgcatcatttgaatctctgtagctcaagttatggtcatttaagtgcaaagaggtcggcttgacagctttccggttctttcatttcttcatgaattctccaacttttcatgctttctttcttcattcccttgatccaatttttgcctcctaaaccttaaatcacttaacaaacatatcaaggcatctaatagaatcaaggtgaattaaatttatttattttaagacctaaaaagcatgttttcactcttaagcacaattaaaggagaatatacaaaaccatgctatttcattgaataaatgtgggtaaaatgtgataaaatccccaaaaatcaatacaagataaaccgtcaaattggggtttatcactcACCTCAGTAGAAACAAATATtatctaataaatttttatttgatagTGTTATACATTGAGGTAATTATAGGAGAATTAACTTTAGCGAATTAATGGTACGATGTTTAGTCACCACAGGAGTgtttttatacaaaattatcaatcaattatGTATGACTTCTGATTCATCATGAATGTTGTTTATTAGCTAAAAGATAACAAATTGACAAATAAAACTTATTATAATGGGTATAttcattttaataaatattcttCTATccaatactataaaaaatacattGGTCACCCTAATTACTACACATCTAACTTTCATCGACAGCGGTAGAATGCTTAAATTGAGTCATTTCTAGGCTATAGTATTCGTCAAATAAACAATCAATGAAACATTCATCCATACCTTCTCATTTTGagtatatttatacataaaaaaaattatacctatagaaaaaaaagaaaaaaaaaagaaaaattaaaatagtaagagcaataaaaataatgatTCTTAGAGTAATTTCAATGGAGTCAAGTTTAGATATTAATTTTGACCTGTACAATAAATGAactgatttaaaatttaaatttgcatTAGATACGATTTTTGAAATGATAATGTTAATCTAGTATCAGTCAGAAAACAAGATGAGTGAAATATTGCCACTTGTTTAAACCTATCTATTAAATAAACACTAAAAGTGTTACGTTATTTTGTTACTTTGTTGTAATATTGTAACAAATACTCAATTAAatttactcaaatcaattaaatGTACTTATTTATACTCtgcattttattattttatttttttattatcttataaatttgataaaaaaatagatcCAAATCAAGTTAATGTaggtttttttaattatttataaaattataatttttctcttAATCTAAATAtggtatataattattaattttgtaattttatatttttattttattttaattttcacaatttaattaaatttatttaaaataataataaaatattttaaaatttaaattgaaattaaaccAAGCATTGGAGTGACAAATTttacattaaattttaaatcaagtCTTATGATATACAATTCACAAatatttatgtgattttttgtggaacctaaaataaaataaaattaataccAAACATTAGAGATGCTCTTATAAGTTTATTTGATCATCTATATATGAAAGATCAGAAGATCATgattatctaacaaaattaattcGTATTTATTACATTTAACTTGAATAAGTAAgaaatcattttattttagtttagtcattaattcatatgatttgaatttgattcaatagatatgatttgatttgatttgattattaATTGAACATATTctaattgtttattttattcatagatttattattttaataactaataaattaattaatgaatacatataattagtataattaatttgctttaataaattaaaagaaataaatttaaaaaatactaccagaatattaaaagaaataaattaaaaaatactattaaaattaattgatataaattataataaattatgtaatatttaaatatttaataaaaaattaattagttaatataattaatttattataataaattatatttaatgagttaaaaaaataaataaaaaaacactcTAGAAGCATGTAAGTGTCGAAACCTaacttttatataataaataaattgcAAATGAGAGATTATTCCTATTCCATTTTATGGATCAAAATAAAGGATCTCTAAATGGTTCCTTGACGTGTCAGGTTTTAGGAACTAAGCATGGTTTTAATTTAGTGGAATCCAATTCAATCCAATGTATCTGAGTGCAGCCCACTAAACACTTCTATCAAGTGCTGCACAAATAGAACAAGATATATAAGGCAAAATAGTAAATACACCACACATGTCCTTTGAGGTTCTTTCCTCTAGGGACTTTTACTCAAAagaaaataggataaaaaaatatatatatttagaggataaataataaaaatttatatattgttaaagtatttaatgcattaaaatataaaaaagtatagtattaatgtctggtataattttttaaattaaattattattttttaaaaaattattttaatatttatgaaaaaattaaaaaaataatttctttcataataaaaatttaattatttttcttttaaaataaatacttttaaaattaaaaaattaaatataaaataatttatttataaattatttttaatataaatatttattatttaagctattttaaaaaaaaattaattaaactgtTTATCCAAACTGAACCTATAATTTGTTCTTATAATTAGTAAGATTCAAAAAATTATTCGTGTAATTAGccttttgttgttgttcttatTGTAACAAGGtgattaataaataaattaaaaaaaaaagtaaattctTATATCACTGTTTTTGTTTTTCCCCATAAtaataacttttcaaatttAGTCATAATCGAATGATGAATCGATCCAAAAGAGATGAGACTTATGCATCTATGATTTAAGGGTCCACCATGATTACTGACAGAACAATTCAAAAAtctcaaaaatcaaaaaaagaaACTTGATAAGAAAAGTGACATGCATTATTCTAGTGCCTAGTGAGGTCTACACTAGATATGTGTGGCCAATGATAatttctgaaaaataaaaaactgttTTAATAAGTCATCCACTTGCAACTTGCAAGACCAAAATCCAAACCAAAAGCCACTTGTTAACACTATACAATAATGTTGGGGTCAAAGAAGATTTCCATTCTGGCTATAGATATGAATATTCTTCTGTGTTTCATTCTTTCATTAACTACTACTATTACTACATCTTTCATTAAAGAagcagcatcatcatcatcagaatTTAATGTGAAAAGCTATGAAGCTGATAGAGTAAGAGATCTTCCTGGCCAACCTTCAAGCCCATTGGTCTCACACTTTTCAGGATATATCACTGTCAATCAAGAACATGGGAGGGCCCTTTTTTACTGGTTCTTTGAAGCTCAATCTGATCCTTCCAACAAGCCTCTCCTTCTATGGCTCAATGGAGGTCTCTCTCTCTCATATTAATGTCACATCTCAATCACCATTCTCATATTTGCTATTCTAACTTTTTACTTGGTGTTTTATACAtgtcttaaaataaaaatatataaagataagacaaaaataaataaaaaaagttgtatttttactattttagttTTATGTGATTATGTGAACAAACACATGAaagttttttctttcttcctttttttttttcctccaaACAAATTTATGTATGAGCAAGTAAGGTTTAGTGTTATATGGTGAAGAGGAGTGCTAGAGGGCCAGCAGGATTTGTGATTTGTAACCAGGATTTGTGATTTGTAACCATCAATTAgctattatttgtatttttaatggtgtgataTTACAtctaatggtgtgagattattcacttttttttttttgctggtTAAGTACtggccaaattttaataaaagtactgATCTCCTAGACTTTCTCTATGGTGATCCTGTTATGCCTGGTTGATGTTCTTTGTTTGTGTGTGAAGGACCTGGATGCTCCTCAATTGGGTATGGTGCTGTAGTTGAGATAGGACCTCTTTTAGTCAACAAAAATGGTGAAGGACTACAATTCAACCCATATTCATGGAATCAAGGTATGCCTTTCTATCTTTCTTTTCATCTTTTGACTAATTAGTATATGTAGTTTTGAATACTAGTTAGATAAGGAAGGCAAATGGGGTAGAGAATGATGAATGATCCATTTTGCTAAGAAAAACACTATACATATATCAACACTCTTGATACATGTATAAAAATTCagtagttattaattaattatgtatttaaattattttttaattaacaaaataaaaaaaatccatgTATGATTGTACACTTAACAAGATTGTTTTGCTAATGTTATTTAGTTTCAAATTACCCTTTGCAGAAGCAAATTTATTATTTGTGGAGTCCCCTGTTGGAGTTGGTTTCTCTTACACCAACACATCCTCTGACCTCACTATACTAAAGGACAGCTTTGTTGGTGAGTTCAATTTCCTAAATTCCATGATAAATTTGTTGATTAATTAGTAATTCGTTTcatcatatgtatatttttggcaaattaattaataatcagCTGAGGATGCCTACAATTTCTTGGTAAATTGGCTACAAAGATTCCCTCAGTTCAAATCAAGGGACTTCTTTATATCAGGAGAAAGCTATGCTGGTTAGtatttaacttaaaaaatttacaatATCACATTACACTAAATCACTAGCCTAATCACATTTACCTTATTATTTTTGCAGGCCATTATGTCCCTCAACTTGCAGAGCTAGTATTTGATCGAAATAAGGATAGAAACAAGTACCCTTTTattaatcttaaaggttttatTGTAAGTACAGATATAATCCTCCATAATCATGATCAATACTTAATTAAAGTTACGAGGTTATAATTTAAATTGCTATGTAAATAAATGTTCAGGTGGGGAATCCAGAAACTGATGATTACTATGACTACAAAGGCCTTCTAGAATATGCATGGAGCCATGCAGTTATATCAGATGAACAATATGAGAAAGCAAAGAAAGTATGTGATTTCAAACAAATTGATTGGCCTAAGGAATGCAATGAGGCCATGAACACAGTGTGGCAAGATTACTCAGAAATTGACATATACAACATTTATGCCCCTAAATGTACTCTAAATAGCAGCACTTCCTCATTATTattagatgatgatgatgaaattGAGACCAAGAGAATGAGAATTTTTGGTGGCTATGATCCTTGTTATTCCACATATGCAGAACAATATTTCAATAAGATAGATGTTCAATCATCTTTTCATGCTAATATTAGAGGAGAAAACACAAACACTACTAGTGTAACATGGAAGGTTTGCAAGTAAGTTGTAGTTACTAGTTAATAGCTagattaataacaataattttttatcttgaaaacaaataaatttttaactaattaaaaatataaaaatattttttactttttaaaataccAGCATCTAAGTCCTTTTAGAAGAtcgatttatttttatatattttagacATATGaacttaaatattttatatttttaattagtcaGAGACTTATATGTCTTTAAGTTAAAAGATTAGGGATTTATTTACCTTTTTCTCTTAGTTTAATTTGTTACCTTCCTTGCAATTATTTGAATACTCTGATTTAATTTGGATGCTATTTATGTCTAAATTTCCAGCGATTCCATATTGAGGACTTACAACTTCTCTGTATTTTCGATCCTACCCATCTACACCAAACTCATCAAGGGTGGGCTTAAGATATGGGTTTACAGGTATATATTTCTTAGATCAACAGCCCGTGAAAccattattattaatattattcaCATTCTAGTGGTTGTAATTGATGCCCCTTTAATTTTTCCCGTGACTATATTACCTTTTTGTTAAtgttattattaaaataataatattatttgtacCACATAAAGTGGAGATGCAGATGGAAGAGTACCTGTGATAGGTACACGGTACTGCATTGAGGCCCTTAATTTACCTCTAAAGACTACTTGGCGTACTTGGTACCATCAAAATCAGGTtcagaaatcaaatcaaatcaaaatgcCTATATATTCATAAGATTTCCATGTGTTTGGTATctaatttttgtaaaatttattttttataattaaatattaattatttaatttctttgacAATTAAATGCTAAATTTTTAGATACTATAACAAACGAATATCATGTGCATACTAaatattagttattaaattaattattatatatttatatataaatatatgtgttgtttaattaatttttaatatatattttacatcTCAATACATATTCTATATAATATAAATGATTAGTTTTTTGTGTaatgtaatataattattattattattttgtatatgtctaatgaataaaaaaaataaatgcagGTGGGAGGAAGAATAGTGGAGTATGAAGGGGTGACATATGTGACAGTGAGAGGGGCAGGTCACTTGGTGCCTCTAAACAAACCCAATGAAGCTCTCTCTCTCATTCATTCCTTTCTAACAGGGGACCATCTTCCTACTCGCTAATTTTCATTTTCAG
Above is a genomic segment from Arachis stenosperma cultivar V10309 chromosome 1, arast.V10309.gnm1.PFL2, whole genome shotgun sequence containing:
- the LOC130941440 gene encoding serine carboxypeptidase-like 26, which produces MLGSKKISILAIDMNILLCFILSLTTTITTSFIKEAASSSSEFNVKSYEADRVRDLPGQPSSPLVSHFSGYITVNQEHGRALFYWFFEAQSDPSNKPLLLWLNGGPGCSSIGYGAVVEIGPLLVNKNGEGLQFNPYSWNQEANLLFVESPVGVGFSYTNTSSDLTILKDSFVAEDAYNFLVNWLQRFPQFKSRDFFISGESYAGHYVPQLAELVFDRNKDRNKYPFINLKGFIVGNPETDDYYDYKGLLEYAWSHAVISDEQYEKAKKVCDFKQIDWPKECNEAMNTVWQDYSEIDIYNIYAPKCTLNSSTSSLLLDDDDEIETKRMRIFGGYDPCYSTYAEQYFNKIDVQSSFHANIRGENTNTTSVTWKVCNDSILRTYNFSVFSILPIYTKLIKGGLKIWVYSGDADGRVPVIGTRYCIEALNLPLKTTWRTWYHQNQVGGRIVEYEGVTYVTVRGAGHLVPLNKPNEALSLIHSFLTGDHLPTR